A part of Actinomycetota bacterium genomic DNA contains:
- a CDS encoding VOC family protein, which yields MAARNFEITFDAKDSQSLAAFWMEALGYEPVGPPVRTVACALVGA from the coding sequence ATGGCTGCGCGGAACTTCGAGATCACGTTCGACGCCAAGGACTCGCAGTCTCTCGCCGCGTTCTGGATGGAGGCCCTCGGCTACGAGCCGGTGGGTCCGCCCGTGCGAACCGTCGCCTGTGCTCTCGTTGGCGCTTGA